The window ATCCCGAGGAATCCGTGATGTGTTCGTGGACCTAATTCGGGTCCATATGGAGAGAGAAATAAGCGTCAGAAGTTAGAGTACATGTCTGCCATACTAACGCCACTTCAATTGACTATTCGGGGTATCAAACAGATAAAAATTTTCACGAGGTTGAGTGTTCCAGAAACTAGACATCCTGAGGAATCCGTGATATGCTCATGGGACAGATTCGGGTCCGTATATAGGAGAAATAAAACTTGGAATTAAGGTCCATGCCTAAATGGTTAGTCAAATTGGTTGCTATCCCTACTCTTACTCTAACCGATTTAACTAGGGTTTTGCTATTTATCGCtctaaattacttatcaccgcctctatttggacaattttgccctttgcatatattttttttcaaaactgtTTTTTTAGAGAATCggccaaaatttggcctaaacgggtgcggaatccgttcccaccatgggccgaacggatgcagcatccgtttaggccaaattttggccggtgcaaaatcgtaaaattttcaGTGACGAACAAtactaaatcgttcaattttttatgacgaaaaatgcaaaattctccaattttttgtgacgaaaaatacaaaatcgtcataaaaaagtatatattattttcatgagtttttttataaaaaaacgtaaattttaatgttttcgacttgtaatcatccatttcaaGAGTTTGGGTTGTCACcgtatcaattattttcataatttcaattattgttgttcgggtttatgattttggagagaaaattttcagttttttgatcaaaattatgagaagggcaaaaatgtcCAAATGGAGAcagtgataagtaatttgaggGCGGTATTTAGGAGCAGTATTTAAGAGCTCACTTTAACTACCCACTTACTCTAACCAACTTAACCACTTACTAGCAACTAAATAAACTGACATTAAGGGTTAGTGGAGGGAAATTATGAGTTTATTTACAATTAACCCTACTAttttcaactataaatagaGTCTTCCCCCCTCCTCATTTCAACACAAAACAAATATCAACACAAATAcacttttctcttttcaactcaTCAAGTATTTTCCTTTAGTTCTTAGCCTTGTTTTTCACGTTTCTCAACTCAAGGGGAGCAATTCTtagctttctttctttagtttgTCTATTCCGAGTTcgtttttttaagttttttttatcgttCGAAGTTCATAATCTTCGCTTTGTTCTTCTTTTGCACATTCCACCCAGATTTCTTTGTGGCCTTGTTTCGGTATTACAGAGTCCATTTTAGTCCAAATTTTTGCTTTATTGTTGTTCCCAACATCCTAAATTTGATTTAGGCTTTCGTTTCGCTCAATTCTGTGTCCGGAATCTCATTTTATACACATTTTTGTATCTCGATTTTCCGTTTCAACTTTCAAAATTCtgtttttattgtttagttTTTGTGATACCAAGTTAATTTAATCTTGAGTCGTCCTTTTTGTTTATCAATCATTTAGTTTCTCATCCAATTCCAATTCAAAATCATTTGTCAATCCCGATTCCAAACCTAAAACTCTCCAAACATTCAGTTCGCCCACAATCATCATCAAATCATTATTGAAAGTTCATGCTCAAAACGTTCATATATATTCAATCATTCGTTCAAGTCGCACTCATGCTCGTGGGATCTAATCAAGACACGTCAAGCTAGCCATTTATTGGCTTCGAGTTTGTCATTCCAATTCTATTTGTAGCATTTCAATTCCATTACGTTGTTTTTACACTCCAATTGATGTATCattcgtattttattttataattaacatCTAGAATTGATTTAGCTATTTTGTGATATACATAAATTGAATTGTAATTGCTTTCATTCCATCAATTTATTGTAATCAAGTTATTCCTATCAATAAAATTGactttttctcaaaaaatttgtgtcaatttcgtattttatttttggtagctATCATCGTTTTAGTAAAGCTTCTATAGCGGCACTAAGAATCCAAAAAGTAGATTTTATTAGTCCTTGTGTCCCTCGTCACTTGTTTCATTTAAAAGTCTAGTTATTCGTGTATTTATTACGTAATCATCTTAATTAATTGAGAATTAATTTCCCTGGCACATCTACACTCAAATCCACACGTGACAAAGTTCAGATTGGCAATATTAAATATCGctaatacatataaaaaaaatcataaatataCAGCTTAAAATGGCATGCAAATttaaactaacaatttttttttttaaaatatgaataatttttttaaaataattaaaaaaataaatccaaAAGAGCATGTTTTTTTTGCATGAAAGATTGGGACGCGATAAAGTGgttagacatcccaactaggttggcacccctagCACACCAAATCAACccgaaatattattaataaaaaaagaaaattacaaagggagaaaaagaagaaaaaaagaaagttcaaaacagaaaattaaggaaaacgaacATGTGCAACATTACAAAGATCGTCAAAAACAGACGATTGACAAACATGAGGAGCCGAATGCCACCATGTAATAGCAGAAGCTGATTTGCCAAAACGGGCGAGTTGATCCGCAGCCTGATTGCCCTCTCGATAAATATGAGTAATTCTGCAATTCATATTCGAGAATCTAGATAAACACTGAAGCCAGTCTTGTCTAATTTTCCAGGGAGCCATGGTAGACTTACTGTTTAGCATCTCAACCGCATATGCAGAATCCGATTCAATCCAAAGATTGTGCCACCCCCGCTCCCAGGCAGATTCTACTGCGAAAATAATGGCAGACAACTCGACAATGTGCGCATAAGAACTAGCGAGGTTAATAGCATAGCAACCAATAACAAAACCTCGGGAATTTCTGAAAATCCCAGCTCCCGCGATACCAGGCGCACCGTCGGTGTTAACCTTTATCCAACCCGACGACGGCGGACACCAGCGAACAATGATAGGGTCCGGTGGAGGCCGAGCACGGATCGGCGAATTGACAATCCATTTTGGTTCCTGAATGTAAAAGTGAATCCGATTCTGAAGgaattggattgaagggagatcaTTTTCAAAAATAGCCATATTTCTGATGTACCAAATGTACCAAACAGCAGTTATAGAAGCCAAATTCCACCCCTTTCTCATAGAAATATGTAAACGAATAGCTCTAATCTCCCGGAAAAGATTCCCAAAGGTCAATAGACTACTACGGGGGTAAATTTCAcctatggtgtacaacctttgccatatttcacactttggtgtacaaccttcaatttgtctcattaatatgtacgaacttagggATGACCTCTCACTATGGTGTACAAtcggttaaaatgaccggtcaacgcctggTCAACTCGCCAGCTCAGCAATTTCCATCCTATTCATTAATAAAAAGGGCCCACACATAATGTAATTATTAAAATACccctaattttttttctaattaaaaaaGATATACACTCTCTCATCatattctttctctctcattgtattctttctctcttccaTTTTTTCGTTCACCACATCTAATGAAGCTCAAAAATAGTAAAGTTATAGATCCAATGGAAAAACAAAAATGACTGGAGATGAGATAATAAGTATAATCACAAAAGTGAAGTTTTATCTCCTCCTCCCCCATTTCCTCTCGCTTTCTCTTCTCCATCGCTTCACCTGCCGCTTTCGGTAATTACATGTTTCGAGCATCGTCTCTATCGAAATGGTGAACACCAACTGTCGATGTGACCTCAAGGGATTACAAAGAGATTTTCATGGAAGAACATATCTGATTCAACGCAGAAGTTTTGGTTCAATGGCTACGACAATTTAGAGAAATTCATCGTTTTCGTTCAGTGATGTGGTTCAATTTTCTAGTCGTGAAAATTAGTGGAGTTAGAGTGAAGCAGGTAGAAAATGAGTTCCCAGAATCCATACAATTTGCCATGTAACTGCTTCGATCATTCCAATTGAAAAGGAGAGGTGGATGTTGCActattttatttgaattttataagATTAATTTCTCAAACCCAACTAAAAATGGAACTGTCTGATTATGAGTGTGAAGAGAGCCATCAGTttgaattttagagagagaaagggaaagttGGAGAGAGAGAGGTTGTAACTagttttagagagaaaaaaatagcTACTGAATTAGAGAAAGAAAGGAATTAGAGAGggagaagagttagagagagaaaggagccatggaaagagagagagagttgaACTAAGAATatgatgtatttttattttatttttttttgggataaagggtattttggtaattgtaTATAGGGAGTTTTTAATTAAAGTTGAAAAATGTTGAGCTGGCGAGTTGACCggacgttgaccggtcattttaaccggtTGTACACCACAGTGAGAGGTCACccctaagttcgtacatattagtgagacaaattgaaggttgtacaccaaagtgtgaaatagggcaaaagttgtacaccataaGTGAAATTTACCCACTACTACGGTGTATGCCAAAAGCAGAAAATACAACATTCCAAAGGCTATTCGACACATGACACGTTACAAAAAGGTGATCAATTGATTCAATATGGCATTTACACAATTCACATCTCGAAGCCAGTGAAAAACCACATACCTGTAAATTGGTTTGAACCGAAATTTTCCTATGAATCACTAACCAGCAGGTGACAGACCGCCTAGGCGACACAAAGGCATTCCACAGGAATTTGTTCCACTCAACCGCAGTGCTGTTGCAGAAGGAGCTATAAAAATCTTTGGCAGTAAACACACCTGACATAGCCGGCTTCCATACACAGGTGTCGGTTCCGTCCCGACTGCCAGAGACCCTCTGAATGTTCAATTGAACAAGATCAGGGAGCCGATGCAAATTAGTCCAAGATTCATCATCTCGAAAAGAGTGAAGCGGGTCATAAAGCTTGTGCTGAATATTTGTCGGGATGCTGAGCTGAGTTGCAACCGTCGGCACAATCCAAGAGTCCGTCCAGAAATTCAGTTCAGAGTTGTCTCCAAACCACCAGGTAACATCCAAACTGATCTGATAAAAAATTGGTCGAACAGAGGTCCAAACCGATGAATTCGAAATATATCGCTTGGGCATACCAGATTGATAAAGGAACCGACTTCGAAGCAAAGTGGGAAtataaccattttttttaatcaaatccCAACTGAACTTACCAAGAAGAGAATTGTTGAACAGTCCAATATCCTTGATTCCAAGCCCCCCAAATTCATACAATTGACAACACTTCTTCCATTTGACCGTAAGAAGCTTTCTCTAATCCTTGTCCCTAGTCCAAAGGAAGTTTCTGAGAGCTTTAGCAATCTTAGTGGAGAGAGAGGATGGCCACTTGTAAATCATAAATGAATGTATTAGGGCACCCGTTAATGCTGATTTTATCAGAGTTAGCCTACCTGCAAAAGAGAGCGACCGCCCCTTCCAGAGACTAAATTTAGAAAGGAAGCGATCCATAAGCGGCTGCAAATAACGAGCCTTTGGCGCCCCCTGAAAAATTGGTACCCCAAGATAATTAAACGGCAGCCGAGCAATCCTAATACCCAGAATATCAATGAGCCGATTCCTGCGCTGAGTTCTAATACTGTTCCCAAAATAAATTGCAGATTTATCCCAGTTAACCGTCTGACCCGATATGGCTgcataaaaattgaaaagatcCTTGAcacatttcatatttttaagaGTAGCCCTGCCAAAGATTAACATATCATCTGCATATAGGAGGTGAGAAGGAAAATGAGTAGAGTTGTGATAAACCATAGGTTGAAATTTGCATTCACCCACCAAATTGACCAGCCACCGACTAAAAAAGTCCTCTGCAATACCAAACAGTATTGGAGAAAGAGCATATTTGAACACAATATAAAAACAATTAACAACTTCCAAAACAGCATAGAACATAAAAggaattataaaaattaaaaaagtcaTACAAAATTTGAAGTTATAGATATATTACTCGAAAAAGtaaatgtaaaaatacccctaacctttacagtcaggagtaattttagttctaatgtctaaaatgatacaattttactcctaacattgacaactaaaagtaattttaccgttaatattgacaaattgagttaatttgaaaaatgattcatcaaactgtctttccgactatgaatcttgtcatctacgcATCATCTGTGCGCCATTTTTACCACTCAttaataacagatcacaaaTATATACTTAGAtgtgaaattttaaaaaataaaaaatataccgtcttttgtacgagttggacaaaaaaaaattcaaatatttcaccaaatttataaatatcaatcttcaattctattattaaatcacagaaaataagaaatattttgttagaaccaactgatatgcaaATTGGTACaatgaacaaaatatatgtattttataataatgtctgaaattaaaggtaaaatttCTCTTGGCGGTCAATGTTAAAGGTaatttgcatcattttagacgttaggagtaaaattgttattgacgataaatgttaggggtatttttcaCCTTATCCCTTGAAAAATAATAGTGATTAACAGTGATTTTCACATGGTCAGTAACTGATCAGACGAATTTGGTCAGTCACCGTTAGATCGAAGATGTGTAAATCTAAGTCATACGATTGCTTTAATCTCCAGCATATGATTTTAACAAGTTTAGATCTAACAGTGAccgaccaaattcacttggtcagtcactgaccaggtgaaaactGCTCGAGTAATTAATAGCTTGTTTTATTTTGATTTatcctttatttttaaattttaagtcAAAATCAGATTAATAACTTATTTTATGCGAAAATTAGTCTGTTATTATTACTATTAGCTTTCTTCTTAGTTTGTTGTGCCTATGAAATTGAAAGCGGACAGGACAAGCCTTTCTCCTTATCCAAAGCCATAGAAACCAAAATGAGAGGCTAAATCTACCCAACGAGATCCTATCACCTAAACCCAACAATGTCTCTCCTACTCTTCTCCAATTCTCTCACTTCTCTCTCCCCTTCCCCATCTTCTACCTTGCTTTTCGCTGCTTCTGCTACTCCCGGTATACTTCTTTTACTCCCTTTCAATTTCTACATCTAACATGCTTTCTTTCGCTATTTCAATCGCTTCATTTGATGGGATCTTGTTTTAATTTGTTcgatttttgttgttttatacCCAATTTTACTTCACACTGTCTCCTTCCACTTTGTGCTCAACTggacatttcatcaaacacctAGTAGCTCATACGCTTTTCCAAACTTTCAACCTTTTCGTGCTGTTTCTATGGCGTTTTTGTTTTGTTCTTAGAAGTTATTTGTCTAACAATGttatatctttctttcttttgcaATTTTAATCGCTGAAATTTGTATAAATTTGTTCGGTTATTGTTGTTCCAAATGGAGggtgagccttggcgcaacacGTAGTTGTCGTGTGACCtcgttcgagtcttaggagcctGTTCGAGCctgttcgagtcttaggagccgCCTCTTGCCAAAAAGATGGCTGGGGAAGGCTTGCCGCCAATACACCGTTGTGGTGgatccctccccggaccctcgcgcCTAGCAGGGATGCCTAGTGCACCGGGCGCCCTTTATTGTTGTTCCATATGGCATTTTACTTGAGGTGTCTCCTTCCACTTCGTATTCAACTGGGCATTGCATCAAACACCTAGTAGCTCATCGCTTTTTACAATGTTTCAACATTTTGTACTGTTTCTATGGCGTTTTCTTTTGTTCTTAGAAGTTAGACCTTTGTTTCTTTGGGTTGTGTCTAACAATTTTATatctttctttgtttcttttttttttttttttttttttgaattttgtaTTGAACCCTTGTTTGGATTTTTGttatcctttttcagtttctagGTTGCAATTCAAACCCATTGATCTTCAATTCAATGGAGTTAGATTTCAGAATGCTACTCTGCGCAGCAAAACAGTTCTTGTGAGTGCCTCTTCAGACATTGATGGGGCTTCTCCAGTGGAGAGAAGTGAGCCCCCTGCTGAAAGTAAGGAGGAGGTTGTGCCTGTAGACAAATTACCGTTAGAGTCGAAGCTTCAGGAGAGAATGGAGCAGAAAATGAGGATGAAAATGGCCAAGAAGATTAGGCTTCGTAGAAAGAGGCTAGTTCGTAAAAGGAGATTGAGAAAGAAGGGCAGATGGCCACCTTCAAAGATGAAGAAGTTAAAGAATGTCTGAACTTTGCTTCAACTTGACTTGcaggttcattgctgacccttATGTTCCTCTTTAGATCCCATGTCTCTTTTAGCAAGTCTGaatatattttcaattttgtttcttatttcaTCTGAAACTCAAGAATCCTGAAGTTGTATTTGTCGAAAAATTCTCCTTTGAACTTGAATGTTACacaattatcaagtccaagagATTCATTTCTGCATCCTTTTGTCATAATTTAATGATGATCCTTGTATCTTGTTAGAAATGCCGTATGAGAGTTTTGCTTACTATGTTATAAATACTCAGTAGGCCTCAAGTCTAATGTACTTCAGTGTTATGGTTATATGATCATTAGAAATTCTTGATAAACATACCCGTGAAGATATTGAAGCTCCAAATGAGTGATTTTACAGATTACAGTGTGAAAAGTACCGGATATAATCTAGAttggtttttatatatatgaaggcGACTTTTGTGAGAGCAGAGTTTCAAAATGAGGTAAATTAGAGTTGGCTGATTTCGTGCTCCTTACTTGAAATCCTTGGCTTAATTTCTTCAAAAGGTCTGAGATAATAAGTCTGAATGTCTAATGCGTTGGCTTAAAGGGTGAGTGCGGGATATATGATATGCTCAAGCTTTTAGGTAGACAGGGCAATATAAAAAGAGCACAGGGATTTTGGGAACTCCATTTGGAGCAGGTTTTCAATTCTTATTTGGTCCATTATTATCCTGCTTGTAATTtttattcatcttcttcatttccATACTTGTAACATTTT is drawn from Euphorbia lathyris chromosome 9, ddEupLath1.1, whole genome shotgun sequence and contains these coding sequences:
- the LOC136207111 gene encoding large ribosomal subunit protein cL37; translated protein: MSLLLFSNSLTSLSPSPSSTLLFAASATPVSRLQFKPIDLQFNGVRFQNATLRSKTVLVSASSDIDGASPVERSEPPAESKEEVVPVDKLPLESKLQERMEQKMRMKMAKKIRLRRKRLVRKRRLRKKGRWPPSKMKKLKNV